In Phycisphaerae bacterium RAS1, the DNA window CGCGCCGGTGATCCCCCAGAGCCCCTCGATTCTCCGCGCCAGGCGCTCGGCGTCCGCGTCGAGCGCCGCGTACGGATTCACACCGCTCTCGGCGTTGAAGCGGATCACGTGCGGCAGCATCAGTCCGACGGCGACGCCGTGAACAATTCCCAACCGCGCGGTCAGCGGATTTGCGCAGGCATGTGCGGCGCCCAGCATGGATGCTTCGATGGCGCAGCCGGCCAGGTGCGCCCCCAGCAACATGTCCATCCGCGCTTGATCATCCGAAGCATCGCGCATCGAGCGTTCGAACGCGCCCGACAGCACCCGCCAGGCGTCCTCGGAGAATTTCAGCGACGCCTCCGTTCGTACGCGGCAGCCCGCGGTTTCAACCGCGTGCGAAATCGCGTCGATCCCAACCGCGGCGGCGACGGCCCGCGGCGCCGTCCGCGTCAGCTCCGGATCGAGAATCGCAAGCCGCGGCCGCAACCCCCCTGCCGCCGGTGGGCGCCGATCGCTGCACGCCATTTTGACGCGCGTATCGGCGTCACTGATGAGCGCGAAAGACTGCGCCTCGCTCCCGGTCCCCGCGGTGGTCGGAATCAGGATCATCGGCAGTAGCGGCTTGCGGCTCGCCAGCACTTCGGCCGGCGGGTCGCCGCGGTAGTCAGCCATTTTGCCGCCGCAGCAATGAAGCAGGTTGATCCCCTTGGCGCAGTCCATCGCGCTGCCCCCGC includes these proteins:
- the dhaT gene encoding 1,3-propanediol dehydrogenase; the encoded protein is MPDLSAMVAASSVRVVLRAGALERLGELARGEGPRRVLLVTDPGLIAVGHIDRAVAALKQAAIVVCIFDGVRENPTTAHVAAGLAAARDFQPDMLIALGGGSAMDCAKGINLLHCCGGKMADYRGDPPAEVLASRKPLLPMILIPTTAGTGSEAQSFALISDADTRVKMACSDRRPPAAGGLRPRLAILDPELTRTAPRAVAAAVGIDAISHAVETAGCRVRTEASLKFSEDAWRVLSGAFERSMRDASDDQARMDMLLGAHLAGCAIEASMLGAAHACANPLTARLGIVHGVAVGLMLPHVIRFNAESGVNPYAALDADAERLARRIEGLWGITGAPPRLSAYGVARADLDELAQDAAAQWTAGFNPRPVRAAELRGVYEAAL